The Luteimonas sp. YGD11-2 genome has a window encoding:
- a CDS encoding YifB family Mg chelatase-like AAA ATPase, which produces MGLALVHGRARVGVAAPPVQVEVHLGGGLPSMSIVGLPEAAVREAKDRVRAAIQCAQFEFPARRITVNLAPADLPKHGGRFDLPIALGILAASGQIPLEALHDTEFIGELGLTGELRPVAGALPAALAVAQTGRRLVVPAGNAAEAALAARVDVRAARTLLEVCAMLHGRATLPAGVAPVAIPASTADMRDVRGQARARRALEIAAAGGHHLLLVGPPGCGKTLLASRLPGLLPEPGDDEALEAAAVASVNGGLDPARWRQRPFRAPHHTASAVALAGGGSEPRPGEISLAHRGVLFLDELPEWNRSALEVLREPLESGVVTISRAARQAEFPARFQLVAAMNPCPCGWAGDTSGRCRCAPDAVRRYRSRISGPLLDRIDLHVEVPRLPAHELRPDAPEGEASASIRARVEASRALQQARSGRCNAQLDQAATTAHCRLRAAEQQLLERAIESLQLSARAMHRILRVARTIADLDGSADILAPHLAEALTYRGFTQEPVAAVA; this is translated from the coding sequence ATGGGACTCGCACTCGTGCATGGACGCGCGCGTGTCGGGGTTGCAGCACCACCGGTCCAGGTGGAAGTGCACCTCGGCGGTGGCCTGCCGTCGATGTCGATCGTCGGCCTGCCGGAAGCCGCGGTACGCGAGGCCAAGGACCGGGTGCGCGCCGCAATCCAGTGCGCGCAGTTCGAATTCCCCGCGCGCCGCATCACCGTCAACCTCGCCCCGGCGGACCTTCCGAAGCACGGCGGCCGCTTCGACCTGCCGATCGCGCTGGGCATCCTTGCCGCCAGCGGTCAGATCCCGCTGGAGGCACTGCACGATACCGAATTCATCGGCGAGCTCGGCCTGACCGGCGAATTGCGCCCGGTGGCCGGCGCGCTGCCCGCCGCGCTCGCGGTGGCGCAGACCGGGCGCCGCCTGGTGGTGCCGGCCGGGAATGCCGCCGAGGCCGCTCTCGCCGCACGGGTGGACGTGCGCGCCGCGCGCACCCTGCTGGAGGTGTGCGCGATGCTGCACGGCCGCGCGACTCTGCCGGCCGGGGTGGCTCCGGTGGCGATTCCGGCCAGTACCGCGGACATGCGCGATGTGCGCGGGCAGGCGCGCGCGCGCCGTGCGCTGGAGATCGCCGCCGCCGGTGGCCACCACCTGCTGCTGGTGGGCCCGCCCGGATGCGGCAAGACGCTGCTCGCTTCGCGGCTCCCGGGACTGCTGCCGGAGCCCGGCGACGACGAGGCCCTGGAAGCCGCCGCGGTGGCCTCGGTCAACGGCGGGCTGGACCCGGCGCGCTGGCGGCAACGGCCGTTCCGGGCACCCCACCACACGGCCAGCGCGGTGGCGCTTGCCGGCGGCGGCAGCGAACCGCGGCCCGGCGAGATCTCGCTGGCGCACCGCGGGGTGCTGTTCCTGGACGAGCTGCCCGAATGGAACCGCTCGGCGCTGGAAGTGCTGCGCGAGCCGCTGGAATCGGGCGTGGTGACGATCTCGCGCGCCGCGCGGCAGGCGGAGTTTCCTGCGCGCTTCCAGCTGGTCGCCGCGATGAATCCCTGTCCCTGCGGCTGGGCGGGCGATACATCCGGACGCTGCCGCTGTGCACCCGACGCGGTGCGCCGCTACCGCTCGCGCATCTCCGGGCCGCTGCTGGATCGCATCGACCTGCATGTGGAGGTGCCACGGCTGCCCGCCCATGAGCTGCGGCCGGATGCACCCGAAGGCGAGGCAAGCGCTTCGATCCGTGCACGCGTCGAAGCATCGCGTGCATTGCAGCAGGCACGCAGCGGCCGCTGCAATGCGCAGCTGGACCAAGCCGCGACCACCGCGCACTGCCGTCTGCGCGCGGCCGAACAGCAACTGCTCGAACGTGCGATCGAATCACTGCAGCTGTCGGCGCGGGCAATGCACCGCATCCTGCGCGTGGCCCGTACCATCGCCGACCTCGACGGCAGCGCCGACATCCTCGCCCCGCACCTCGCCGAAGCACTGACCTATCGCGGTTTCACCCAGGAGCCGGTGGCCGCGGTGGCTTGA
- a CDS encoding accessory factor UbiK family protein produces MIDLSNIDELARRLSGLVPPGLRESREEMQENFRAVLQSGLGKLDLVTREEFDVQRAVLLRTREKLEALEQAVQWLEAELARNPPRDGSAH; encoded by the coding sequence ATGATCGACCTCAGCAACATCGACGAACTCGCACGACGCCTCAGCGGGCTGGTGCCGCCGGGCCTGCGCGAGAGCCGCGAGGAGATGCAGGAGAACTTCCGCGCGGTGCTGCAATCCGGGCTAGGCAAGCTCGACCTGGTGACCCGCGAGGAGTTCGACGTGCAGCGCGCGGTGCTGCTGCGCACGCGCGAGAAGCTCGAGGCGCTCGAGCAGGCGGTGCAGTGGCTGGAGGCCGAGCTCGCCCGCAATCCCCCACGGGACGGTTCCGCCCACTGA
- the aceA gene encoding isocitrate lyase, giving the protein MNHQTLPDADAIARDWAGNTRWTGITRHYGPEDVVRLRGTVHVEHSLARLGADKLWTSLHSEPFVNALGALTGNQAMQQVKAGLKAIYLSGWQVAADANLAGQMYPDQSLYPADSVPAVVKRINNTLLRADQLHHAEGDDSIDFLQPIVADAEAGFGGVLNAYELMKAMIEAGAAGVHFEDQLASVKKCGHMGGKVLVPTREAIEKLNAARLAADVMGVPTLIIARTDAEAADLLTSDIDDNDRPFCTGERTVEGFYKTRNGLDQAISRGLAYAPHADLVWCETGRPDLEFARRFAEAIHAKYPGKLLAYNCSPSFNWKKNLDDATIARFQRELAAYGYRFQFITLAGFHALNYSMFHLAHGYAREQMKAFVELQEAEFSAAERGFTAVRHQREVGTGYFDAVTQVIQRGQSSTTALTGSTEEEQFTRAA; this is encoded by the coding sequence ATGAACCACCAGACACTGCCCGACGCCGATGCCATTGCCCGTGACTGGGCCGGCAACACCCGCTGGACCGGCATCACCCGCCACTACGGCCCCGAGGACGTGGTCCGCCTGCGCGGCACCGTGCACGTCGAACACTCGCTCGCCCGGCTCGGCGCGGACAAGCTGTGGACGTCCCTGCACAGCGAGCCATTCGTCAACGCGCTGGGTGCGCTCACCGGCAACCAGGCCATGCAGCAGGTCAAGGCCGGGCTGAAGGCGATCTACCTGTCGGGCTGGCAGGTGGCGGCGGATGCCAACCTCGCCGGGCAGATGTATCCCGACCAGTCGCTGTACCCGGCGGACTCGGTGCCGGCGGTGGTGAAACGCATCAACAACACCCTGCTGCGCGCCGACCAGCTGCACCATGCCGAAGGCGACGATTCCATCGACTTCCTGCAGCCGATCGTGGCCGACGCCGAGGCCGGCTTCGGCGGCGTGCTCAATGCCTACGAACTGATGAAGGCGATGATCGAGGCGGGTGCGGCCGGCGTGCATTTCGAGGATCAGCTGGCCTCGGTGAAGAAGTGCGGCCATATGGGCGGCAAGGTGCTGGTGCCGACCCGCGAGGCGATCGAGAAGCTCAATGCCGCCCGCCTTGCCGCCGACGTCATGGGCGTGCCGACGCTGATCATCGCGCGCACCGACGCGGAAGCCGCCGACCTCCTCACCTCCGACATCGACGACAACGACCGCCCGTTCTGCACCGGCGAGCGCACGGTGGAAGGCTTCTACAAGACCCGCAACGGTCTCGACCAGGCGATCAGCCGCGGCCTCGCCTATGCGCCCCACGCCGACCTGGTGTGGTGCGAGACCGGCAGGCCCGACCTCGAGTTCGCGCGCCGCTTCGCCGAGGCGATCCATGCGAAGTACCCCGGCAAGCTGCTCGCCTACAACTGCTCGCCGAGCTTCAACTGGAAGAAGAACCTCGACGACGCGACGATCGCCAGGTTCCAGAGGGAACTGGCGGCCTACGGTTACCGCTTCCAGTTCATCACTCTGGCCGGCTTCCACGCCCTCAACTACTCGATGTTCCACCTCGCCCACGGCTACGCGCGCGAGCAGATGAAAGCGTTCGTGGAACTGCAGGAAGCGGAGTTCTCCGCCGCCGAACGTGGCTTCACCGCGGTGCGCCACCAGCGCGAGGTCGGTACCGGCTATTTCGATGCGGTGACCCAGGTGATCCAGCGCGGCCAGTCCTCGACCACCGCGCTGACGGGGTCGACCGAGGAGGAGCAGTTCACCCGCGCGGCATGA